A genome region from Coprococcus phoceensis includes the following:
- the fmt gene encoding methionyl-tRNA formyltransferase, which translates to MKVIFMGTPDFSVGTLEALIEAGHDVVLAVTQPDKPKGRGKEMQFTPVKECALKHGIPVYQPKKVREPECIEELRKYEADIMVVIAFGQILPKEILEMTPYGCVNVHASLLPKYRGAAPIQWSIIDGETVTGVTTMQMDEGLDTGDMLLKTEIVIEEKETGGSLHDKLAAAGAKLCVETLKALEEKTVTPVKQGESPTAYARMLDKHLGNIDWNQSAKEIERLIRGLTPWPSAYTMWNGKTMKIWSAEVEETSGEGVPGTIVKVEKEAFSVQTKDGLLKVLELQIPGKKRMDAGAFLRGYQVKSGEILSRA; encoded by the coding sequence ATGAAAGTAATTTTTATGGGGACTCCGGATTTTTCGGTGGGCACTTTAGAGGCTTTGATCGAGGCGGGACACGATGTGGTTCTTGCTGTGACACAGCCGGATAAACCAAAAGGACGCGGAAAAGAGATGCAGTTTACGCCTGTCAAAGAGTGCGCGTTAAAGCATGGAATTCCAGTTTATCAGCCGAAAAAAGTCAGAGAGCCGGAATGCATCGAAGAACTTCGAAAATATGAGGCGGATATTATGGTCGTCATTGCATTTGGACAGATTTTGCCAAAAGAAATTTTGGAGATGACGCCATATGGATGTGTCAATGTGCATGCGTCATTGTTGCCAAAATATCGCGGGGCAGCGCCGATTCAGTGGTCCATTATTGACGGGGAAACGGTGACAGGTGTCACGACCATGCAGATGGACGAAGGACTGGATACCGGAGACATGCTGTTAAAGACAGAGATTGTAATAGAAGAAAAGGAGACCGGAGGAAGTCTTCATGATAAGCTTGCGGCCGCAGGTGCAAAGCTCTGTGTAGAGACATTAAAGGCGCTGGAAGAAAAAACAGTGACTCCGGTTAAACAGGGAGAATCACCGACCGCCTATGCGAGAATGCTCGACAAGCATCTTGGGAATATTGACTGGAATCAGAGTGCGAAAGAGATTGAGAGACTGATTCGCGGGCTGACACCGTGGCCGAGTGCATATACAATGTGGAATGGAAAAACAATGAAAATCTGGAGTGCAGAGGTGGAAGAGACATCGGGAGAGGGCGTACCTGGAACGATTGTGAAAGTAGAAAAAGAAGCGTTTTCTGTACAGACAAAAGATGGGCTGTTGAAAGTGCTGGAACTTCAGATTCCGGGGAAAAAACGAATGGATGCCGGAGCATTTTTGAGGGGGTATCAGGTAAAATCAGGAGAAATTCTTTCGAGAGCGTAG
- a CDS encoding zinc metallopeptidase translates to MFYPSFYFDPTYILIIIGVIICSIASMRVKSTFSKYSGMRNHMGLTGAQAAERVLHGAGIYDVRIERVAGNLTDHYDPRNKVLRLSDATYGQCSVAAVGVAAHECGHAIQHARGYAPLQFRSALVPVANFGSMIAWPLIVLGLFINSQSSALLINIGILAFSLAVLFQLVTLPVEYNASGRAVRILAETGMMQGEEIVATKKVLNAAALTYVASAAAAILQLVRILILTGGRRRDD, encoded by the coding sequence ATGTTTTATCCAAGTTTTTATTTTGATCCAACATATATATTGATTATCATAGGAGTTATTATCTGCTCCATTGCATCGATGCGGGTGAAAAGTACATTTTCAAAATATTCCGGAATGAGAAACCATATGGGGCTGACAGGAGCGCAGGCGGCAGAACGTGTACTCCATGGGGCCGGAATTTATGACGTGCGAATTGAGCGGGTAGCAGGAAATCTGACAGACCACTATGATCCGAGAAATAAAGTGCTCAGACTTTCCGATGCAACATATGGACAGTGTTCAGTAGCTGCAGTGGGAGTTGCAGCGCATGAGTGTGGACATGCGATTCAGCATGCAAGAGGATACGCACCGCTACAGTTTCGGAGCGCGCTTGTTCCGGTGGCAAATTTTGGATCCATGATTGCCTGGCCACTGATTGTGTTAGGTCTGTTTATCAACAGCCAGTCTTCAGCACTGCTTATCAATATCGGAATCTTGGCATTTTCGCTGGCAGTATTGTTTCAACTTGTGACTTTGCCGGTGGAATATAATGCATCGGGAAGAGCAGTACGCATTCTTGCTGAGACCGGGATGATGCAGGGTGAAGAGATTGTAGCCACGAAAAAAGTGCTGAATGCGGCTGCGCTTACGTATGTGGCAAGTGCGGCTGCAGCAATCTTACAGCTTGTGCGTATCTTGATTCTGACAGGAGGAAGAAGACGAGATGACTAA
- the def gene encoding peptide deformylase, with protein MAIRKIREIGDDVLEKVCKEVTDMTDRTKVLIEDMLDTMYDAMGVGLAAPQVGILKRIVVIDIGEGPIILVNPEILETAGEQTGEEGCLSLPGKSGTVTRPNYVKVKALNEEMEEVVYEGEGLLARAFCHEIDHLDGHLYVEKVEGELHSVEYDDEFDEED; from the coding sequence ATGGCAATTCGTAAGATTCGAGAAATTGGTGATGATGTGTTAGAGAAGGTATGTAAAGAAGTAACCGATATGACAGACCGAACAAAGGTGTTGATTGAGGATATGCTGGATACAATGTATGATGCTATGGGAGTGGGACTTGCGGCACCGCAGGTTGGTATTTTAAAACGAATCGTAGTTATTGATATTGGAGAGGGTCCGATTATTTTGGTGAATCCGGAGATTCTTGAGACAGCAGGAGAGCAGACAGGAGAGGAAGGATGTTTAAGTCTGCCGGGAAAATCGGGAACTGTGACGCGACCGAATTATGTGAAAGTAAAGGCGCTCAATGAAGAGATGGAAGAAGTGGTTTATGAAGGAGAAGGGCTGCTTGCAAGAGCGTTCTGCCACGAGATTGACCATTTGGACGGGCATTTGTATGTCGAAAAAGTAGAAGGCGAACTTCACAGTGTGGAGTATGATGATGAGTTTGACGAGGAAGACTAA
- a CDS encoding Stp1/IreP family PP2C-type Ser/Thr phosphatase produces MKTFSKTDIGRKREVNQDYVFVSDQPVGNIPNLLIVADGMGGHNAGDYASKFVVEVLKKELAKSREDGPRAMMKKAIASANHQLIAESKTDARLEGMGTTLVAATVIEHTLYFANVGDSRLYLLNDEIRQLSKDHSLVQEMVRLGGLNAEEAKHHPDKNIITRAIGVKEDVEIDFFEHRLKKGDIILMCTDGLSNMVEDEEIFQIVRSSRDVVEAVEQLIERANSNGGKDNIGVIVAEPFAGEVSI; encoded by the coding sequence ATGAAGACGTTTTCAAAGACAGATATTGGAAGAAAACGAGAGGTGAATCAGGATTACGTATTTGTATCAGATCAGCCGGTCGGGAATATTCCGAATCTTTTAATAGTTGCAGACGGTATGGGGGGACATAATGCGGGGGATTACGCATCCAAATTTGTTGTGGAAGTTCTGAAAAAAGAGCTTGCCAAGAGCAGAGAAGATGGTCCGAGAGCAATGATGAAAAAAGCGATTGCATCTGCAAATCATCAATTGATCGCAGAGTCCAAAACCGATGCCAGACTAGAAGGAATGGGAACAACATTAGTTGCTGCCACAGTGATTGAGCATACATTATATTTTGCGAATGTAGGTGACAGCAGGCTTTATTTACTGAATGATGAGATCAGACAATTATCAAAAGACCATTCGTTAGTACAGGAAATGGTACGTCTTGGGGGACTTAACGCAGAGGAAGCGAAACATCATCCGGATAAGAACATTATCACAAGAGCCATTGGAGTAAAAGAAGATGTAGAGATTGATTTCTTTGAGCATCGCCTGAAAAAAGGAGATATTATTTTGATGTGCACAGATGGACTGAGCAATATGGTGGAGGATGAAGAGATATTTCAGATTGTTCGCAGTTCCAGAGATGTTGTGGAGGCAGTGGAACAATTAATAGAAAGAGCAAATAGCAACGGCGGAAAGGACAACATTGGGGTTATTGTCGCAGAGCCGTTTGCAGGTGAGGTGAGTATATGA
- the rlmN gene encoding 23S rRNA (adenine(2503)-C(2))-methyltransferase RlmN, with product MEKKDIRSYTFEELKQEMEHLGEKSFRAKQVYEWLHVKLADSFEEMTNLSKALREKLDAAYEIAPVKMLERQESKLDGTNKFLFCLQDGHVVESVLMKYKHGNSVCISSQVGCRMGCKFCASTIGGLERNLKASEMLGQIYQIQKISGERVSNVVVMGTGEPMDNYDNFLKFIHILTDEHGLHISQRNITVSTCGIVPNMKRLAEEKLQITLALSLHGSTQEKRKVLMPVANKYELSEVLAACDYYFEKTGRRVTFEYSLVHGVNDKEEDAAELIHILKHRNCHLNLIPVNPIKERTFEKPSKKNAMNFKNKLEKSGINVTIRREMGSDIDGACGQLRRRYVETK from the coding sequence ATGGAGAAAAAAGATATCAGATCATATACATTTGAAGAATTAAAACAAGAGATGGAACATCTCGGAGAAAAGTCGTTTCGGGCAAAGCAGGTGTATGAATGGCTGCATGTAAAGCTTGCAGATTCTTTTGAAGAGATGACGAATCTGTCAAAAGCACTCAGAGAAAAGCTGGATGCAGCTTATGAGATCGCACCGGTAAAAATGCTTGAGAGACAGGAATCAAAACTGGACGGCACAAATAAATTTCTGTTTTGCCTACAGGATGGACATGTGGTGGAAAGTGTTCTGATGAAGTATAAGCATGGAAATTCTGTCTGTATTTCCTCGCAGGTCGGATGTCGGATGGGATGTAAATTCTGTGCATCTACCATCGGAGGATTGGAGAGAAATCTAAAGGCATCAGAGATGCTGGGACAGATTTATCAGATTCAGAAAATATCGGGGGAACGTGTTTCGAACGTAGTTGTGATGGGAACAGGGGAACCGATGGATAATTATGATAACTTTCTGAAATTCATACATATATTGACCGATGAACACGGTTTACATATCAGCCAAAGGAACATTACGGTATCGACTTGTGGAATCGTTCCGAATATGAAGAGACTTGCCGAGGAAAAATTACAGATTACCTTGGCGCTTTCCCTGCATGGTTCTACGCAGGAAAAGCGAAAAGTATTGATGCCGGTTGCAAACAAATATGAACTTTCTGAGGTGCTTGCGGCGTGCGACTATTATTTTGAAAAGACGGGAAGAAGAGTGACGTTTGAGTACAGTCTGGTACATGGAGTGAACGATAAAGAGGAAGATGCAGCGGAATTAATCCACATTTTAAAACATCGTAATTGCCATCTGAATCTGATTCCTGTAAATCCGATTAAAGAGCGTACATTCGAGAAACCAAGCAAAAAAAATGCCATGAATTTCAAAAATAAACTTGAAAAAAGCGGAATAAATGTTACTATTAGAAGAGAAATGGGCTCTGATATCGACGGAGCCTGTGGACAACTAAGACGACGTTATGTAGAGACAAAGTAA
- the rsmB gene encoding 16S rRNA (cytosine(967)-C(5))-methyltransferase RsmB, whose amino-acid sequence MTKSINERELVLGILLEVTRDGEHSHIALRNVLNKYQYLDKKERAFITRVTEGTLERMIELDYIINQFSKVKVNKMKPVIRNIIRSAVYQMKYMDSVPNSAACNEAVKLAVKKGFVNLKGFVNGLLRNIDRNLEQISYPDEKDLEQYLSVKYSMPTWILRQWLAAYDRESVECMLQDFLKEKDTIIRCDLGQMPKEELVKALEGEGVHVEEHPYLPYALRISSYNYLGELETFQKGAFSVQDISSMLVAHLAEPKEGDEIIDVCAAPGGKALHMAEVLCGTGHVQARDLTEYKVGLIEENILRSGMTNIEAVRWDATQKDETAVEKADIVVADLPCSGLGVLGKKTDLKYKMTEETQKELVALQRKMLSTVKDYVKPGGTLVYSTCTIHEEENMGNVHWFLEQNKEFELVPIAQLLCEELKNDVVEQGCIQLLPGIHDSDGFFIAKFRKVKCE is encoded by the coding sequence ATGACTAAGTCAATTAATGAACGAGAACTGGTGCTTGGGATTTTGCTGGAAGTGACACGAGATGGAGAGCACAGTCATATCGCACTTCGCAATGTTCTGAATAAATATCAGTATTTAGACAAAAAAGAGCGCGCTTTTATCACAAGAGTGACGGAGGGAACACTGGAGCGCATGATTGAGCTTGATTATATTATCAATCAGTTTTCAAAAGTAAAGGTAAACAAGATGAAACCAGTCATCCGCAATATCATCCGAAGTGCGGTTTACCAGATGAAATATATGGATTCGGTTCCGAATTCCGCTGCCTGTAATGAGGCGGTAAAACTTGCGGTGAAAAAAGGATTTGTAAATTTAAAAGGATTTGTGAACGGACTTTTACGAAATATCGACCGAAATCTGGAACAGATATCATATCCGGATGAGAAAGATTTGGAACAATATCTGTCTGTGAAATACTCGATGCCGACATGGATATTAAGACAGTGGCTGGCAGCATATGACAGGGAGAGTGTGGAGTGTATGCTTCAGGATTTCCTAAAAGAAAAGGACACGATAATCCGGTGTGATTTGGGGCAGATGCCAAAAGAAGAACTTGTGAAGGCACTTGAAGGCGAAGGAGTACATGTCGAGGAACATCCATACCTTCCATATGCACTTCGAATATCTTCTTATAATTATTTAGGAGAGCTTGAGACGTTTCAAAAAGGAGCGTTTTCGGTGCAGGATATCAGCTCCATGCTTGTGGCACATTTGGCAGAACCAAAAGAAGGAGACGAGATCATAGATGTCTGTGCAGCACCCGGTGGAAAGGCACTTCACATGGCAGAGGTACTTTGTGGTACAGGGCATGTGCAGGCGAGAGATCTGACAGAATATAAGGTGGGGCTTATAGAGGAAAACATCTTACGCTCTGGTATGACAAACATCGAAGCAGTCAGGTGGGATGCGACTCAAAAAGATGAAACTGCAGTTGAAAAGGCAGATATTGTGGTGGCAGATCTTCCGTGCTCCGGACTGGGAGTGCTTGGGAAAAAGACGGATCTGAAATATAAGATGACAGAAGAGACACAAAAAGAATTGGTGGCTCTTCAACGCAAGATGCTGTCGACAGTCAAAGATTATGTGAAGCCGGGAGGAACTTTGGTTTACAGCACATGTACAATTCACGAAGAAGAAAATATGGGTAACGTACATTGGTTCTTAGAACAGAATAAAGAGTTTGAACTTGTGCCGATTGCACAGTTATTGTGCGAAGAGTTGAAAAATGATGTTGTGGAACAAGGGTGTATTCAACTTCTGCCGGGGATACATGACAGTGATGGATTTTTCATTGCAAAGTTTAGAAAGGTGAAATGTGAATAA
- a CDS encoding UDP-N-acetylmuramoyl-L-alanyl-D-glutamate--2,6-diaminopimelate ligase → MKLTKLLERLEYKIVQGNDDIEITELTNDSRRVCAGSVFVCISGAVVDGHEFVKEVSEKGAKAVIVEKEVEAPEHVTVIKVEDTRYALALASAAYFGYPAEQLKVIGITGTKGKTTTTYMVKSILEGVGHKVGLIGTIEAIIGDEVIPAKNTTPESFTIHQYFRKMVDAGCDAVVMEVSSQGLMLHRTAGIPFEIGIFTNLGEDHIGPNEHKDFEDYKRCKGLLFKQCRIGIANVDDPYFEDVFRGATCQIETFGFAQKADLRAADTKLVSRPGYLGVSYHVSGLMDFDVEIDIPGTFSVYNSLTAIAVCRHFDVPVEMIKKALKVAKVKGRIEMVKVSEDFTLMIDYAHNAMSLESLLTTLKEYHPKRLVCLFGCGGNRAKARRYEMGEVSGKLADLTIITSDNPRFEEPQDIIDDIKIGIGKTDGKYVEICDRKEAIRYAVDHAEVGDVIVLAGKGHEDYQEIKGVKYDMDERVLIAEVVKESKRENLIR, encoded by the coding sequence ATGAAGCTGACAAAGTTATTAGAACGTTTAGAGTATAAGATAGTACAAGGAAACGATGATATAGAGATTACAGAGCTTACGAATGATTCAAGAAGAGTCTGCGCTGGCAGCGTGTTTGTATGCATCAGCGGCGCAGTTGTAGATGGTCATGAATTTGTAAAAGAGGTGTCAGAAAAAGGTGCGAAAGCAGTGATCGTGGAAAAAGAAGTGGAAGCTCCAGAACATGTGACTGTGATTAAGGTGGAAGATACGAGGTATGCACTTGCGCTGGCATCTGCGGCATATTTTGGTTATCCGGCAGAGCAGCTGAAAGTAATAGGTATCACAGGAACGAAAGGAAAGACGACGACAACATATATGGTGAAGTCCATTTTGGAGGGAGTAGGACATAAAGTTGGTCTGATCGGAACAATCGAGGCGATCATCGGAGACGAAGTGATTCCGGCAAAGAATACGACACCGGAGTCGTTTACGATTCACCAGTATTTCCGGAAAATGGTTGATGCGGGATGTGATGCAGTGGTCATGGAAGTGTCATCGCAAGGGTTGATGCTTCACAGAACTGCAGGTATTCCGTTTGAGATTGGAATTTTTACAAATCTTGGGGAAGACCATATCGGACCGAATGAACATAAAGATTTTGAAGATTACAAACGATGCAAAGGTCTGCTGTTCAAACAATGCAGGATTGGGATTGCGAATGTGGATGATCCGTACTTTGAAGATGTATTTCGCGGCGCGACCTGCCAGATTGAAACATTTGGCTTTGCACAAAAAGCAGACCTTCGGGCAGCAGATACAAAATTAGTGTCAAGACCAGGATACTTAGGAGTATCTTACCATGTGTCCGGGCTGATGGATTTTGATGTGGAGATTGACATTCCGGGAACATTCAGTGTCTATAATTCGTTGACTGCGATTGCGGTGTGCAGACATTTTGATGTGCCGGTGGAGATGATCAAGAAGGCTTTAAAAGTTGCAAAGGTAAAAGGCAGAATCGAGATGGTGAAAGTATCTGAGGACTTTACGCTCATGATTGATTATGCGCATAATGCGATGAGTCTTGAGAGTCTTTTGACAACATTGAAAGAATATCATCCAAAACGTCTTGTATGTCTGTTTGGATGCGGAGGAAACAGAGCGAAGGCGAGAAGATATGAGATGGGTGAGGTGTCCGGAAAATTGGCAGATCTTACAATCATCACATCGGACAATCCGCGTTTTGAAGAACCCCAGGATATCATTGATGATATTAAGATCGGGATTGGAAAAACAGATGGAAAATATGTGGAGATCTGTGATAGAAAAGAAGCAATCCGCTATGCGGTTGACCATGCTGAGGTTGGCGATGTAATCGTGCTCGCAGGAAAAGGACACGAGGACTATCAGGAGATCAAAGGCGTGAAGTACGATATGGATGAGAGAGTTCTCATTGCGGAAGTCGTAAAAGAGAGTAAAAGAGAGAATTTGATTCGATAA
- the priA gene encoding replication restart helicase PriA, which produces MYAKVIVDITHEKLDKIFEYHIPAELEERLHAGVEVVVPFGKGNREIKGYVIGLSEHCEYDPNKVKSILSLAEKSVAIEGRLVALAAWMKEYYGGTMIQSLKTVLPIKREENKKIRRYVRLLLDEEEGKTKLEEYLKKNQKARARLLAALLDEEILEYELITKKLNVTRTVIRALEEQNVARIESEQVWRNPIKNRKKEWKEVVYTEEQQHAIDTFREDYLKGIRKTYLIYGVTGSGKTEVYMEMIASVIKEGKQAIVLIPEIALTYQTVMRFYKRFGERISIMNSKMSSGERYDQMMRAKEGAIDVMIGPRSALFTPFANLGLIVIDEEHESTYKSEQIPRYHARETAVERAHLEGASVVLGSATPSLEAFYRAQKGEYELLRLQNRAKMQEMPTVYTIDLREELKSGNRSIISGKLYELMADRLRKRQQIMLFINRRGFAGFISCRSCGYVVKCPHCDVSLASHRGGKLVCHYCGYEEPMISVCPSCGSKHIGGFRAGTQQIEELVKKEFPDARVLRMDMDTTKEKDGHEKILEAFANEEADILIGTQMIVKGHDFPNVTLVGVLAADLSLYADDYRAGERTFQLLTQAAGRAGRGSEKGEVVIQTYSPEHYSIETAAKQDYEAFYQEELAYRTMMGYPPVEQLAAILVTSEDESLLETACSYMKSYAERMNRNQVRIIGPASPYVGKVNDVYRRVIYLKHARYEAMIDLKNKLEQYIEINSGFRKVRVQFDFNPMNVF; this is translated from the coding sequence ATGTATGCGAAAGTTATCGTAGATATTACACATGAAAAACTGGATAAAATTTTTGAGTACCATATTCCGGCAGAATTAGAAGAACGGTTACACGCAGGCGTAGAGGTTGTCGTGCCGTTTGGAAAAGGAAATCGTGAGATCAAAGGGTATGTGATCGGGCTGTCAGAACACTGTGAATATGATCCGAACAAAGTAAAATCGATTCTGAGTCTGGCGGAGAAAAGTGTGGCAATCGAGGGCAGGCTGGTGGCACTGGCGGCGTGGATGAAAGAGTACTATGGCGGGACGATGATACAGTCGCTAAAGACAGTACTTCCAATCAAGCGGGAAGAGAACAAAAAGATCAGGCGCTATGTCCGATTGTTGTTAGATGAAGAAGAAGGGAAGACAAAGCTTGAGGAATATCTGAAGAAGAATCAGAAGGCAAGGGCGAGACTTTTGGCAGCACTGCTTGATGAGGAGATATTGGAGTATGAGCTTATCACAAAAAAGCTGAATGTCACACGAACAGTCATTCGGGCACTTGAAGAGCAGAATGTTGCCAGAATAGAGTCCGAGCAGGTCTGGAGAAATCCGATTAAAAATCGAAAAAAAGAGTGGAAAGAAGTGGTTTATACTGAGGAACAGCAGCATGCGATTGACACATTTCGGGAAGACTATCTGAAAGGAATCCGCAAGACTTATCTCATATATGGGGTGACAGGGAGCGGAAAGACTGAAGTTTACATGGAGATGATCGCAAGTGTGATCAAAGAAGGGAAGCAGGCGATTGTCCTGATTCCTGAGATTGCACTGACCTACCAGACTGTGATGCGGTTTTATAAGCGGTTTGGCGAGAGGATATCCATTATGAATTCCAAGATGTCAAGCGGCGAGCGGTATGACCAGATGATGCGGGCAAAAGAAGGGGCGATTGATGTGATGATTGGTCCAAGATCAGCGTTATTTACCCCTTTTGCCAATTTGGGATTGATTGTGATTGATGAGGAGCATGAATCGACTTATAAAAGTGAACAGATCCCCCGATATCATGCCAGAGAGACGGCTGTGGAGCGGGCACACTTAGAAGGTGCAAGTGTTGTGCTTGGTTCAGCAACACCGTCTCTTGAGGCTTTCTACCGTGCCCAAAAAGGAGAATACGAACTTTTAAGACTTCAGAACCGAGCAAAGATGCAGGAGATGCCGACGGTGTACACAATCGATCTTCGAGAGGAACTAAAAAGTGGAAATCGTTCGATTATCAGTGGAAAGCTGTATGAATTGATGGCTGACCGATTGAGAAAGAGACAACAGATTATGTTATTTATCAATCGGAGAGGGTTTGCAGGATTTATTTCGTGCAGATCCTGCGGCTATGTGGTAAAATGTCCACATTGCGATGTCTCACTTGCATCTCACCGCGGTGGGAAACTGGTCTGCCATTATTGTGGATATGAGGAGCCTATGATTTCAGTCTGCCCATCGTGCGGCTCAAAACATATCGGCGGTTTCCGAGCAGGAACACAGCAGATTGAAGAACTTGTAAAGAAGGAATTCCCAGATGCACGTGTACTTCGCATGGACATGGATACGACGAAGGAAAAAGATGGACACGAGAAGATTTTGGAGGCGTTTGCAAATGAAGAGGCGGATATTTTGATTGGAACGCAGATGATCGTAAAAGGACATGATTTTCCGAATGTGACACTTGTCGGAGTACTGGCGGCGGATCTGTCGTTGTACGCCGATGACTATCGTGCAGGAGAGCGGACATTTCAGCTTCTTACACAGGCGGCGGGACGCGCCGGGCGAGGAAGTGAAAAGGGCGAGGTTGTCATTCAGACATACAGTCCGGAGCATTATAGTATTGAAACAGCTGCAAAGCAGGACTATGAAGCGTTTTATCAAGAGGAACTCGCATACCGTACAATGATGGGATATCCGCCGGTGGAACAGCTTGCAGCGATTTTGGTTACGAGTGAAGATGAGTCTTTGCTTGAGACGGCGTGCAGCTACATGAAGAGTTATGCAGAGCGCATGAACCGGAATCAAGTGAGAATCATCGGTCCCGCAAGTCCGTATGTGGGAAAGGTAAACGATGTGTATCGCAGAGTGATCTATTTAAAACATGCCAGATACGAGGCGATGATAGATTTGAAAAATAAATTGGAACAATATATAGAGATTAATTCCGGATTTCGAAAAGTTCGAGTGCAGTTCGACTTTAATCCGATGAATGTATTTTAA